One window of the Sphaerochaeta associata genome contains the following:
- a CDS encoding carbohydrate ABC transporter permease — MERQQKPALQYFFQQREVQKWLVIITFTLVPMALLVTFTYLPFVKMIEFSFFKMKYLGPRTFIGLKNYQDVFSRTDTKAALVNSFYYMGAGVIQLTLALYFATILSFKVRMGNFFKATLFFPYLVCGIAMGFIFRYFYTRGLVLDSVLSIIGFDKAELPYWLKERSINNYSIAATSIWRYMGQSMVLFIGAIQSISPEFYEAAEIDGATKVQQFRYIIFPMLKPIVTLNIMLMVKGSFSAFEGPYVITNGMNGTATFVVLMHQLAHEAGKVGLASAMAIVLLFIILVGTVLQKVLYNLLFGEKAGGRI, encoded by the coding sequence ATGGAACGACAGCAGAAACCTGCACTGCAATACTTTTTCCAACAGCGAGAAGTACAGAAATGGTTGGTAATAATCACCTTCACCTTGGTTCCTATGGCATTGCTGGTCACCTTTACCTACCTTCCGTTTGTCAAAATGATTGAATTCAGTTTCTTCAAAATGAAATACCTCGGTCCTAGAACCTTTATCGGTCTGAAGAACTACCAAGATGTTTTCTCCCGCACCGATACCAAGGCTGCGTTGGTAAACAGTTTTTATTATATGGGAGCCGGCGTTATACAGCTTACTCTGGCTCTCTACTTTGCCACCATCCTCAGCTTCAAGGTACGAATGGGGAATTTCTTTAAAGCCACCCTATTTTTCCCCTACCTTGTCTGTGGTATCGCTATGGGCTTCATTTTCCGATATTTCTACACACGTGGCCTCGTGCTCGACTCTGTACTGAGCATCATCGGTTTCGATAAAGCCGAGCTACCCTACTGGCTGAAAGAACGCTCGATCAACAACTACAGCATCGCCGCGACCTCCATCTGGCGCTATATGGGTCAGAGCATGGTTCTATTCATAGGAGCGATCCAATCCATTAGTCCGGAATTCTATGAGGCCGCCGAAATCGACGGGGCAACAAAAGTCCAGCAGTTTCGCTACATCATTTTTCCCATGCTCAAACCTATTGTCACGCTGAACATCATGTTGATGGTCAAAGGCTCCTTCAGCGCGTTCGAAGGCCCGTATGTCATCACCAATGGGATGAATGGGACAGCCACCTTTGTAGTCTTGATGCATCAACTTGCCCATGAGGCCGGTAAGGTCGGTCTTGCCTCAGCCATGGCCATTGTTCTCCTATTCATCATTCTTGTCGGAACCGTTCTACAGAAAGTACTGTACAACCTCTTGTTCGGTGAAAAAGCAGGGGGGAGGATATGA
- a CDS encoding carbohydrate ABC transporter permease — MRSKPMSILRLATYATLALGAFVSLLPLVTVLLASFKDVKEFGLSGALDLPKSWLYLQNYATAWTKAKMPLAFWNTSLILFFTLIGSVITGTMVAYIINRFSFKGRNLVKAAFLVANLIPGVTMQVSTYQIMTALGLVNSIPGIVILYTGTDIIAIYIFLQFFESIPRSLDEAAYIDGASYFTIFFRILFPLVKPATVTVLILKGVSVYKEYYLANLYLQSKTRYVTISTSLYTFTGEYGNQYNYICAGVMITIIPILIAFLFLQRYIYNGIARGAVKE; from the coding sequence ATGAGATCAAAACCAATGAGTATCCTGCGTCTGGCAACCTATGCAACACTTGCTCTTGGGGCTTTTGTCTCCTTGCTGCCTTTGGTAACGGTCCTGTTGGCTTCATTCAAGGATGTAAAGGAGTTCGGACTCTCAGGAGCACTCGACTTACCTAAGAGTTGGCTTTACCTGCAAAACTATGCCACCGCTTGGACCAAGGCCAAAATGCCTCTTGCATTTTGGAATACCTCGCTCATCCTCTTTTTTACCCTCATCGGTTCGGTAATCACTGGGACCATGGTCGCCTACATTATCAATCGCTTCTCCTTCAAGGGAAGAAATTTGGTCAAAGCAGCCTTTTTAGTAGCCAATCTCATTCCCGGGGTAACGATGCAGGTAAGTACTTATCAGATCATGACCGCACTGGGTTTGGTCAACTCGATCCCGGGCATTGTCATCCTCTATACCGGTACCGACATTATTGCCATTTACATATTCCTGCAATTCTTTGAGAGCATTCCCCGTTCCCTTGATGAAGCTGCATACATTGATGGGGCATCCTACTTTACAATATTCTTCCGGATTCTCTTTCCTTTGGTTAAACCGGCTACAGTTACGGTCCTTATCCTCAAGGGTGTCTCAGTCTATAAAGAGTACTATCTTGCCAATCTGTACTTGCAGTCGAAAACGCGATATGTCACGATTTCGACCTCTTTATATACATTTACGGGAGAGTATGGAAACCAGTATAATTATATCTGTGCCGGGGTAATGATTACCATCATCCCAATCTTGATTGCTTTTTTATTTTTACAACGCTATATCTACAACGGCATTGCTCGAGGAGCGGTTAAAGAATGA
- a CDS encoding ABC transporter substrate-binding protein, giving the protein MKKKVLVVLFCLCALIPAVLFASGKSEATTAQTPAQDSVIEQPVDKNVSMKLTFLTHKQGLEEEFAKYQVEFNKIYPNVQVIYEPIGDYKKNIEIRWTSNNWGDMCMIPHMFISETQLPELFAPLGKVEEFEKKYEFASAFSIEGDVYGISSTGTAYGVLYNKKVLQQAGVTEIPKSPEAFFDALRKVKANTAAIPLYCNYGAGSRLADWEWNARGSLTADGNYKNKLVYMENPFSPGKPYYTVMKMLYDVVAQDLVEDDPATSNWDTCKNLLAQGKVAATVIGSWATVDTQKAAEDPSDIVFAAFPWNNNGKQYATIAADYAYAINKNISADRYQVARDYILFLTEKSGYSFTYGGIPIMKGEAYPQTLKALQDAGVTLVLDNPPHPQDIGLFDELNAESELYLGKYPQKARIVEAAMGQTKESFDSIMEDWNKRWTAAQISIIGKDYATKNRY; this is encoded by the coding sequence ATGAAAAAGAAGGTTCTCGTGGTATTGTTCTGTCTCTGTGCATTAATCCCGGCAGTCCTGTTTGCCTCAGGAAAATCAGAAGCAACCACCGCTCAGACACCAGCCCAAGACTCGGTAATCGAGCAACCAGTGGACAAGAATGTTTCGATGAAGCTTACGTTTCTCACCCACAAGCAGGGCTTGGAAGAGGAATTTGCCAAATATCAGGTGGAATTCAACAAAATCTATCCAAACGTGCAAGTCATCTATGAACCTATTGGAGACTACAAGAAAAACATTGAAATCAGGTGGACCAGCAACAACTGGGGAGATATGTGCATGATTCCCCATATGTTCATCAGTGAAACCCAGCTTCCCGAGTTGTTTGCACCACTGGGGAAGGTTGAAGAATTCGAAAAAAAATATGAGTTTGCCTCAGCATTCTCAATCGAAGGCGATGTATACGGCATCTCTTCGACAGGAACCGCCTACGGTGTACTGTATAATAAGAAAGTGCTCCAGCAGGCCGGTGTCACTGAAATTCCCAAGTCTCCCGAAGCCTTCTTTGACGCACTGAGGAAAGTAAAGGCTAATACCGCTGCCATACCTCTGTACTGCAACTATGGTGCCGGTTCGCGGCTCGCCGACTGGGAGTGGAATGCCCGTGGAAGCCTCACCGCCGATGGAAACTATAAGAATAAGCTGGTGTATATGGAGAACCCGTTCTCGCCAGGCAAGCCTTATTATACTGTAATGAAGATGCTCTACGATGTGGTTGCTCAGGATTTGGTGGAAGACGATCCTGCAACCTCAAACTGGGATACCTGCAAGAACCTGTTGGCTCAAGGCAAAGTTGCTGCAACAGTCATCGGTTCATGGGCAACCGTCGATACCCAGAAAGCAGCGGAGGATCCCTCGGATATCGTCTTCGCAGCCTTCCCTTGGAACAACAATGGCAAGCAGTACGCAACCATTGCAGCTGACTATGCATATGCAATCAACAAGAACATCTCTGCCGACCGGTATCAGGTCGCCCGTGACTATATTCTGTTCCTTACCGAAAAATCCGGCTATTCCTTCACCTACGGGGGTATTCCCATCATGAAGGGTGAAGCATATCCGCAGACACTCAAGGCCTTGCAGGATGCTGGAGTCACCTTGGTACTCGACAATCCTCCCCATCCCCAGGACATCGGCCTATTTGATGAGTTGAATGCAGAATCAGAGTTGTATCTGGGTAAGTATCCCCAGAAGGCTCGTATCGTCGAAGCTGCGATGGGACAGACCAAGGAGAGCTTTGACTCTATTATGGAGGATTGGAACAAGCGATGGACTGCCGCTCAAATCTCCATCATTGGAAAGGACTACGCAACAAAGAATCGGTATTAG